The DNA segment GCAAGCTGCCCTCTTCCCCGGCGGCACTTCCGGCATCCGGCGCATCGAAGTGGGCCGCTACCGTTCGTTTTCCGACCCGATGCAAATCATCAGCGGCCGCCCCGGCAAGGAAGTCATTCACTATGAAGCGCCGCCATCGGTAAGCGTGGCCGCCGAAATGGATGCCTTTATCAACTGGTTCAACGCATCTGGCAAGGCTGGCGAAGATGGCCTCATCCGCGCCGCCCTGGCGCATTTGTGGTTCGAGACCATCCATCCTTTCGAGGATGGCAATGGCAGAATCGGCCGCGCCATCGTCGATCTGGCGCTGGCGCAGGATCTGGGTGCCGCCACGCGCCTTTACAGCATGTCGCGCCAGCTGGGGGAAAACCGGCGCGCGTATTACGATGCGCTCAACCAGGCCCAGTCCGGCGCACTGGACGTCACGTGCTGGGTGGCCTGGTTCGCCCGCCAGTTCGCCCTGGCCTGCGATAAATCCGGCCAGATCATCCAGGCGGCCCTTGCCAAGCAACGATTCTGGGCACAGCATGCCGGAGTGCCGCTCAACGAGCGGCAGCGCAAGGCGATACAGAAGCTGCTCGATGTCGGCGACAGCGGCTTTCAGGGCGGTCTGAGCGCGGAAAAATATGGCGCGATCACGGGAGCGTCAAAGGCGACCGCGACGCGCGATCTGACCGCGCTGGCGGAATACGGCCTGCTGGTTGTTAGCGGACAGGGGCGAAGTACGCGGTATGCGCTGAAGGCGGAGAACGTAGGATTCAAGTGAGGGCCCGGGCCAGCTTACTGGCAATGACAGGGTGCCATATTCCCTGTCCAACGAGTTGGCTGACGCGGGTTTTGTAGGCAGTGGGGTCAGGGGCGCAATGCTGCCGCCCCCGGTGGCGCGATGCATTGCACCACAGGCAGGCAGCAACGATGTTTTCAGGTAAGTCACGGCCACCATCTTTTCTGGCAACGAGATGTTCAGCTGTACATCGTCCGTATTTTACTAACCTGGCAGGGACGCCCTGGCCGCGCGCAAACTGTTGCTGATCCTGCTCCCACATCGGAAGCTTGCAGTAGTAGCAGAGATGATTTTGTTTTTCGAAGGCTTGCCGGCGTAACTGCCGCAGCTTTTTCAGGCTCATGGGAACTCACTTGGTTGTACAAGCAAATCCCCGGTAACGTATAACACGTCAGTCGGGCGCCGGCGGGTATCCGATTCGGCTGTGCAGGGGCGTAACGCCTCATGCGGTCAGAGGTTGCGAACCCTGAGCAAGTCAAACTTTACCGTTATGCTTCCGAATATGCAATGGAAATTACCTAGCCATGGAATCTATCGGCTTGCTTTGCAACGGTTGTCAATAGTTGCGAAAAACCCGCTTCCAAGGGCCATTCCAGTCGCCCGTTAGCCAGATCAAATGGCACAACCCACAACAGTAGCTTATCTACATCCGAGAATACAAACGGCCCTAGCGGCTCAGGTAATTCGGCTGTCTGAGGATAAATCAGCAGCATGTTCCCTGTCCCATTCAGGTATTTGTGTCCGTACGCGAATAACTGATAAAAATCCTGCTGGCTCAAACCATATTTGTTTTCCCTGTCGGCTATGGAAATCAGCTTCCATTTCGCATCCATCAGTAAGAAATTCTCGCATCCCCACTGCACCAGAAAATCCGGCCGCAACTGGAACATGCCTTTGCCCTCGTGCTCACACAGGAATGCACTCCTGGCCTGGGCCTTGAGGCTATAGGGTGGCGGCAGCTGCCGGCGCAATCCCGCCTCAACATAACGCTCGAACAGTTTCTCCATCGGAAACAGCAAGCTGATGCCATGGGTAGCACCGCGCACCGTCAGCGGCATATGCTGGCCGAGCACGAGTTCGCACCACGGTCGCACCGGCTGGTAATGCGCCATCAACCGATCATGACGCCACTGGCGAAAGTCGGCCTGGGTATCCTTGCACTCGGGTATTTCCGCCAGCAATCCGGCCAGTTCATGGGCTAGACGCCAGGTATCCGGCTGCCGGGTGCTGCTGCAAACACGCATGAGCGCAGACTTCAGCAGGCGATTTTCCGGGCGATCCGGGAGGAACAGATCATGGCGGATGTGAAAGATATGCGCGCGTCCCGGCGGCTGGCGCATTTGCTTGACCACATCAAGTTGCCCGCGCAGGAAACGCTGTTCCTCTTCCATGCGCCGATAATCGAAGCGCAAGCCGCGCTTCACCTGGTGATCCAGCGCTAGCACGAACTGCCGCATCACCCATTCCAGCAAGGGATGGTGGAATGTTGCGATATCGGCCCGGTCGGCGTTACGCACCGGCAGGTCTAGGGCGGCCTCCAGCATCCTGATCAGCAAGGCGCGCGACCTGGCCGCGGTTTCCTCCTCTGCCTGCTCGGTATGCTTGGGCAAAATTTCCAGCAACGTGCCGCAGGGCGTTTCCACCACGCCCACGTGGTTGTCCAAGCGCAGCCAGCGGCGGCTTTCGATTTGCAGCAGCGTTGCACCGCCCTTGCCAAAACCGGCGGCCAGATTGCATAGCCAGTCGAACGCAGACGGCGTGATCGTCGCCTGATCGAGGGTGGACGCAACGTTATCCGTCGTCAGTCGTGCATATTCGCGCACGACCACGGTTTTCATGCGGCCTCTCCGAGGATGCGCCGATAGCTTTCGATATCGTCGAACGCCGCACCATTGATGCGCCAGCGCCGGTCGGCGTTTTCCAGGGTCTCCGCCACGGCAGCGCCAAACAGGCTGGCCAGGTTGGTTGAGGCTTTTTCCACGAAGGCCGGCGCCGGATGCTTGCCGCGATTGTTCAAGACCCAGGCGATGCGCTCCCAATCTTCAAAGAAATACTCTTGCAGCAGAGGCAGGATCTGTTGCCGGAAAATGTCTCCAAGCTCGGCCAGCGTCGGCTTTTCCTGTTCCTTGAGCGGCATGAAATAGGCGTGCCCCAGGCAATGATCGCGGTCCAGCAAGACTTCGATGCGCTCATTCATCTTACGCAACAATTGCCCGATATTGACGCCTTCAATTGTGACGGCGTCCAGCAAGGCTGGCTGCGGTGGCATTTCCTTGAAGGTGAAGCGC comes from the Janthinobacterium sp. 17J80-10 genome and includes:
- a CDS encoding Fic family protein codes for the protein MNSPHSAKYIWQQPGWPALRYDPATIAPELGAARRAQGSVLGQAEAVGLEQLAGITNAIWIDEVIATAAIEGEALNLDAVRSSVARKLGLGEGGPVARNVDGLVDVMHDAGSAFADRLDADRLCRWQAALFPGGTSGIRRIEVGRYRSFSDPMQIISGRPGKEVIHYEAPPSVSVAAEMDAFINWFNASGKAGEDGLIRAALAHLWFETIHPFEDGNGRIGRAIVDLALAQDLGAATRLYSMSRQLGENRRAYYDALNQAQSGALDVTCWVAWFARQFALACDKSGQIIQAALAKQRFWAQHAGVPLNERQRKAIQKLLDVGDSGFQGGLSAEKYGAITGASKATATRDLTALAEYGLLVVSGQGRSTRYALKAENVGFK
- a CDS encoding HNH endonuclease, whose amino-acid sequence is MSLKKLRQLRRQAFEKQNHLCYYCKLPMWEQDQQQFARGQGVPARLVKYGRCTAEHLVARKDGGRDLPENIVAACLWCNASRHRGRQHCAPDPTAYKTRVSQLVGQGIWHPVIASKLARALT
- a CDS encoding McrC family protein, coding for MKTVVVREYARLTTDNVASTLDQATITPSAFDWLCNLAAGFGKGGATLLQIESRRWLRLDNHVGVVETPCGTLLEILPKHTEQAEEETAARSRALLIRMLEAALDLPVRNADRADIATFHHPLLEWVMRQFVLALDHQVKRGLRFDYRRMEEEQRFLRGQLDVVKQMRQPPGRAHIFHIRHDLFLPDRPENRLLKSALMRVCSSTRQPDTWRLAHELAGLLAEIPECKDTQADFRQWRHDRLMAHYQPVRPWCELVLGQHMPLTVRGATHGISLLFPMEKLFERYVEAGLRRQLPPPYSLKAQARSAFLCEHEGKGMFQLRPDFLVQWGCENFLLMDAKWKLISIADRENKYGLSQQDFYQLFAYGHKYLNGTGNMLLIYPQTAELPEPLGPFVFSDVDKLLLWVVPFDLANGRLEWPLEAGFSQLLTTVAKQADRFHG